From Triticum aestivum cultivar Chinese Spring chromosome 4A, IWGSC CS RefSeq v2.1, whole genome shotgun sequence, a single genomic window includes:
- the LOC123081894 gene encoding uncharacterized protein, whose amino-acid sequence MAQPHPSSSSSAQPPSSPWVILGSIPRVSALADAGDVSVELAALPRVSILTVPPRVFPDPPTPRNFPFVLAADPSGLLLLQANLHCAPTREVIRRPGLQELSWKFATSRYFVLDATTGSAFHLPYPEATIMHQALLGLLVSPRGGGHYMVAELQPIIGLDEATLLCFSTEVGEWIEKTVHYPLPPRPLAPICVVSHHGRLWWVDLSWGVITCDPFADEPVLGFVPFPPGRVLECREGWGVADKFRYVGVSGGKLRFVDMYMGKRAGVGGSGTHTPTPTVSVWTLGDPDSREWTLEQEVGFTEIWADESYKAAGLPEKVPIVALIHPKNPDVVYFFLEEHLFGVDMRARKVVECQVYGLVAPPSIRLASRFVRAWELPRALSSSGEWSNGIDLAESANARPYQPTPGDYHLVGDTRQTFIG is encoded by the exons ATGGCGCAGCCGCATCCGTCCTCCTCGTCCTCCGCGCAGCCGCCCTCCTCGCCGTGGGTCATCCTAGGCAGCATCCCGCGCGTCTCCGCACTGGCGGACGCAGGAGACGTCTCCGTCGAGCTGGCGGCGCTGCCGCGCGTCTCGATCCTCACCGTCCCCCCGCGCGTCTTCCCGGACCCCCCTACGCCCCGCAACTTCCCCTtcgtcctcgccgccgacccctccggccttctcctcctccaggccaaCCTGCACTGCGCCCCGACCCGTGAGGTCATCCGTCGCCCCGGCCTCCAGGAACTCTCCTGGAAATTCGCTACTTCTCGCTACTTCGTGCTCGACGCCACCACCGGCTCGGCGTTCCACCTCCCCTACCCTGAGGCCACCATCATGCACCAGGCCCTCCTCGGCCTTCTCGTCTCCCCCAGGGGAGGCGGCCACTACATGGTCGCGGAGCTCCAGCCCATCATCGGCTTGGACGAAGCCACGCTCCTTTGCTTCTCCACAGAGGTTGGGGAGTGGATCGAGAAGACCGTCCATTACCCGCTCCCGCCACGCCCGCTGGCTCCCATCTGCGTGGTTTCGCACCACGGGAGGCTCTGGTGGGTGGACCTCTCATGGGGCGTCATCACCTGCGACCCCTTCGCCGACGAGCCGGTCCTGGGCTTCGTTCCGTTCCCGCCGGGAAGGGTCCTGGAGTGCAGGGAAGGTTGGGGTGTCGCCGACAAGTTCCGTTACGTGGGGGTGAGCGGCGGCAAGCTGCGTTTCGTCGACATGTACATGGGCAAGCGTGCTGGTGTTGGTGGCAGCGGCACGCACACTCCCACTCCCACGGTAAGCGTGTGGACGCTGGGCGATCCAGACTCCAGGGAGTGGACGCTGGAGCAGGAGGTGGGCTTTACAGAGATCTGGGCCGATGAGAGCTACAAGGCGGCCGGGCTGCCGGAGAAGGTCCCCATCGTCGCGCTCATTCACCCCAAGAACCCCGATGTGGTCTACTTCTTCCTCGAGGAGCACCTCTTTGGTGTTGACATGCGTGCTCGCAAGGTGGTGGAGTGCCAGGTGTATGGTCTTGTTGCGCCTCCGAGCATCCGCCTGGCCAGCCGCTTCGTTCGGGCTTGGGAGCTGCCACGGGCGCTCTCCTCCTCAG GCGAGTGGTCTAATGGCATCGACTTGGCTGAGAGCGCTAATGCACGCCCATACCAGCCCACGCCAGGGGACTACCACTTGGTGGGGGACACCAGGCAGACATTCATAGGTTGA